In Pseudohongiella acticola, the sequence CCAGTTGAATGATCAACACCACCATATCCTTCGGGATGTGGTGGTATTTTTTACACCCTACACACTTATTCGTTAGTCAGTTATCAAGATAGACCACCATCTGTTGCCGCCCCCCCCTGAGGACTAGAGCTTCGCTCTTACGATGAAGCCAGAAAGGCTTAATCACTTAATAACCTCAGGAGCCAACATGAGCAAGACCAACGATCTGTTCCCAATCACTATCAAATCCGAATACACGTTAACGGCGCATCAACATGCGGCAATCAGAGAAGCCGTTGGCATCCTGGAGACAAGCTTCAAGCGCAGCGAAGCCATGACTAACTCGGATCTGGTCAAACAGTTCTGCCAGCTGCAGATTGCCACCAAGATGGATGAACACTTCGGGTGCATGTTCCTAGATAATCAACATCGGCTGATCTCATACGAGACTATGTTCAACGGCACCATTGATGGCGCTGCAGTCTATCCCAGAGTCGTTGTACGACGCGCACTGGAGATCAACGCAGCGGCAGTCATCTTCACCCACAATCATCCTTCTGGCTTGCCTGAGCCTAGCCAGGCAGATATTGCTATCACCAAGCGCCTCAAGGACTCGCTGGCCCTGATTGATATCCGGGTGCTGGATCACATCATCGTCGGCTGCGAAGGCACCGTATCCATGTCAGAGCGCGGCATACTGTGAAGCAAATATAGAACCACTGGCTGAATAGTGGATAGAACCCATTTCAAATCCGAGAAGAACCAATGGTAAAACTACTACCAATGATCGACTTCCAAGTTTCAGTAGGACGATCCATGCATATGAGAATGGATATATCTCCCTTCTGCGAGAACCTCTATGAATGCTCGTGTGGGCAACAACACGTGCTCAAGTCATATAGCCGAATTCTGTATCAAGGATTTTACCGGATCGTTATCGAGTGTCCCGATGACCCAGCTTACCTAACGTGCGTCAAGATCAGGATGATTCTGATGGCCAAGTTTATTGGCTTAACCAGTATTAGCGGGACAAAAGTAAGTACGGATACTGACAAGTTTCTACTCGCAAACTTGATGAAAATATTACGGTAATCTAATTCACCCCCTACCAACTCTGACTATACTGCCATTCGCAGTGTAGCCAGAGTTGCTTTTTTCCTCGGCCCCGTACTTTAGATTGCAGAGCAGTCACTAGTGACACTGCGATACGTCATAGATCCAGTGGTACTAATTCGGGTTGAGGTCATCGGCTGTAGGGTCAGCTCTCCTC encodes:
- the radC gene encoding RadC family protein — its product is MSKTNDLFPITIKSEYTLTAHQHAAIREAVGILETSFKRSEAMTNSDLVKQFCQLQIATKMDEHFGCMFLDNQHRLISYETMFNGTIDGAAVYPRVVVRRALEINAAAVIFTHNHPSGLPEPSQADIAITKRLKDSLALIDIRVLDHIIVGCEGTVSMSERGIL